A single region of the Desulfomonile tiedjei genome encodes:
- a CDS encoding 4Fe-4S dicluster domain-containing protein, with protein sequence MAEGYSILVDTSKCTACRGCQVACKQWNQLPGTQTKQVGTHENPLDLSFDTYKIVRYSEGTNGDGKQYWYFFTEQCRHCLSPGCMAAAEKDEIVVDEKTGAVLYTPKTKELDFKATLEGCPYNIPRQDPKTKLMSKCTMCFDRITNDMIPACVKSCPTGTMVFGERDKILDAAKKRVEELKKTFPKAQAINADDVRVIYIVTDDPKKFFKLAAGK encoded by the coding sequence ATGGCTGAAGGTTATTCCATATTAGTTGACACCTCCAAGTGCACGGCGTGCCGAGGGTGTCAGGTTGCGTGCAAGCAATGGAATCAATTGCCCGGAACGCAAACCAAACAGGTCGGGACACATGAGAATCCCTTGGATCTCTCATTCGACACTTACAAGATAGTGCGGTACTCCGAGGGTACCAACGGCGACGGTAAGCAATACTGGTACTTCTTCACCGAGCAGTGCCGGCACTGTCTTTCACCGGGGTGCATGGCTGCGGCGGAAAAAGATGAGATCGTAGTGGACGAGAAAACCGGCGCGGTCCTCTATACCCCCAAAACCAAGGAACTTGACTTCAAGGCTACCCTTGAAGGGTGCCCGTACAACATTCCCCGTCAGGACCCGAAAACAAAGCTCATGTCCAAGTGCACCATGTGCTTCGACAGGATCACCAACGATATGATACCTGCATGCGTGAAATCCTGTCCTACAGGCACTATGGTATTCGGGGAGCGGGACAAAATCCTCGACGCGGCCAAGAAGAGGGTTGAAGAGCTGAAAAAGACTTTTCCCAAAGCTCAGGCCATCAACGCGGACGATGTGAGAGTGATCTACATTGTCACCGACGACCCGAAGAAATTCTTCAAACTCGCGGCCGGCAAGTAG
- the fdnG gene encoding formate dehydrogenase-N subunit alpha, translating to MSVTRREFLVISGAVGAGLALSSLGIDMGPVKAYAAELKMDKMKTAKQTTSICPYCAVGCGLLCSTDTKAKKIINIEGDPDHPTNEGSLCAKGASVFQTTADNPNRFKKVLYRAPNSDKWQEKSWDWALTEIAKRVKATRDAYFIEKNDKGQVVNRLEAIAHVGSAALDNEECWPLQAMMRALGLVYIEHQARIUHSATVAALAESFGRGAMTNHWIDLKNSDVILIMGSNAAANHPISMKWVQRAKDKGGKLISVDPRFTQTSSKADLYAPLRSGTDIAFLGGMIKYIIDNKKYFPEYVINYTNASLIVDDKFDFKDGLFAGYNEKARSYDKSLWALKKDDNGIPVRDMKLENPRSVFQLLKTHYSRYTPEKVSEVTGTPVKDLLAVYELYSTTGVKDKAGTIMYAMGWTQHTVGVQNIRAMSIIQLLLGNMGIAGGGVNALRGESNVQGSTDQALLFHILPGYLRMPLATQQTLEEYFKPVPATKDPRSVNWWSNFPKYATSLLKSFWGDKATKENDFGYAWLPKLEPGQNCSWLNLFDVMYSGGIKGFFAWGQNPACSGANAYKVRQALAKLDWLVNVNIFDNETGSFWKGPGMDPKSVKTEVFMLPCAASVEKEGSISNSGRWAQWRYKAVDAPGDAKPDGDIMVLLMDKIREMYKKGGKAPEPVLNLKWDYVDTKGHFDPHKVAKEINGFFLKDTKVADKEFKKGDPVPAFPMLQADGSTSCGNWIYSQSYNADGNNMARRKKDDPTGLGLFPQWAWAWPVNRRIIYNRASVDLNGQPWDPKRPLLKWQDGKWVGDVPDGPAPPLSDEKAGKYPFIMTAEGFGRIFGPGLNDGPFPEHYEPLECPVPKNAFSSQFVNPTIKIFKGELDKHLTCDPRFPFVATTYRVTEHWQTGIMTRWQPWLVEAEPQMFVEMSEELAKLRGIKNGEKVKVSSVRGEVECFAIVTTRFKPFKLGQLTVHQVGMPWCFGWMVPKEGGESANLLTPNVGDPNTMIPESKAFMVNVIKA from the coding sequence ATGAGTGTGACACGCCGAGAGTTCCTTGTGATCTCTGGCGCCGTCGGAGCGGGCTTGGCGCTTTCATCTCTGGGAATCGACATGGGACCAGTAAAGGCCTATGCCGCGGAACTGAAGATGGATAAGATGAAGACCGCCAAGCAAACTACGTCGATCTGCCCGTACTGCGCTGTCGGCTGCGGACTACTCTGTAGCACCGACACAAAAGCCAAGAAGATCATAAACATCGAAGGCGATCCGGACCACCCGACCAATGAAGGCTCATTGTGCGCCAAAGGCGCGTCGGTTTTTCAAACCACCGCAGACAACCCCAACCGCTTCAAGAAGGTGCTTTACAGGGCGCCGAACAGCGACAAGTGGCAGGAAAAGTCCTGGGATTGGGCTCTGACTGAAATCGCAAAGAGAGTTAAGGCCACCAGAGACGCCTATTTCATCGAGAAGAACGACAAAGGCCAGGTGGTTAATCGTCTCGAAGCCATAGCCCACGTCGGGAGCGCGGCCCTGGACAACGAGGAATGCTGGCCGCTTCAAGCAATGATGAGGGCGCTGGGGCTTGTTTACATCGAGCACCAGGCCCGGATATGACACAGCGCCACTGTTGCGGCTCTGGCAGAGTCGTTCGGGCGCGGCGCAATGACCAATCACTGGATCGACCTCAAGAACAGTGATGTTATCCTCATAATGGGCAGCAACGCTGCCGCCAACCATCCCATATCCATGAAATGGGTGCAAAGGGCCAAAGATAAGGGCGGCAAACTGATTTCGGTCGACCCCCGTTTTACCCAAACCTCATCGAAAGCCGATCTGTACGCTCCCCTGCGTTCCGGGACGGACATAGCGTTCCTGGGAGGCATGATCAAGTACATCATCGACAACAAGAAGTACTTCCCCGAGTACGTAATAAACTATACCAATGCTTCGCTCATCGTTGACGACAAGTTTGATTTCAAGGATGGGCTTTTCGCCGGGTACAACGAAAAGGCCCGGTCGTACGACAAGTCCCTGTGGGCGCTCAAGAAGGATGACAATGGCATTCCTGTAAGGGACATGAAGCTCGAGAATCCGAGGTCGGTCTTTCAGCTTCTCAAAACCCATTACTCCCGTTACACGCCCGAGAAAGTTTCCGAAGTTACAGGAACACCGGTGAAAGACCTGCTTGCGGTCTATGAGCTGTACTCAACCACCGGCGTCAAGGACAAAGCGGGCACCATTATGTACGCCATGGGCTGGACCCAACATACGGTCGGCGTCCAGAACATTCGGGCCATGTCCATCATTCAGCTACTGCTGGGCAACATGGGCATCGCCGGAGGCGGCGTAAACGCTCTGCGCGGCGAATCCAACGTTCAGGGAAGCACTGACCAGGCCCTCCTGTTTCACATCCTCCCCGGTTACTTGAGGATGCCGTTGGCCACCCAGCAGACTTTGGAGGAGTACTTCAAGCCTGTTCCCGCCACTAAAGATCCTCGGTCGGTAAACTGGTGGTCCAATTTCCCTAAGTACGCGACAAGCCTCTTGAAATCCTTCTGGGGTGACAAGGCCACCAAGGAAAACGATTTTGGTTACGCATGGCTGCCCAAGCTGGAGCCCGGTCAGAACTGCTCCTGGCTGAATCTATTTGATGTTATGTATTCGGGCGGCATCAAGGGATTTTTCGCCTGGGGCCAGAATCCGGCTTGCAGCGGCGCGAATGCCTACAAAGTCAGACAAGCCTTGGCCAAGTTGGACTGGCTGGTGAACGTAAACATATTCGATAACGAGACCGGCTCCTTCTGGAAGGGCCCGGGAATGGATCCAAAGAGCGTCAAGACCGAGGTATTCATGCTCCCGTGCGCAGCCTCGGTGGAGAAAGAAGGAAGTATCAGCAATAGCGGAAGATGGGCCCAGTGGCGTTACAAGGCCGTAGATGCCCCCGGCGACGCAAAGCCTGACGGCGACATCATGGTCCTTCTTATGGACAAGATCCGTGAGATGTACAAAAAGGGCGGCAAAGCGCCTGAGCCGGTACTCAACCTGAAGTGGGACTATGTTGACACGAAGGGCCACTTTGATCCCCACAAAGTGGCTAAGGAGATCAACGGCTTCTTCTTGAAAGACACAAAAGTGGCGGACAAAGAGTTCAAGAAGGGCGATCCCGTTCCCGCCTTCCCGATGCTCCAGGCTGATGGGAGCACATCCTGCGGCAACTGGATTTACAGCCAGAGCTATAATGCCGACGGCAACAACATGGCTCGGAGGAAAAAAGACGATCCTACTGGACTCGGACTTTTTCCACAGTGGGCATGGGCATGGCCCGTTAACAGGAGGATAATCTACAATAGGGCGTCGGTTGACCTGAACGGCCAACCCTGGGACCCCAAGCGTCCTCTGCTGAAGTGGCAGGACGGCAAGTGGGTCGGCGATGTGCCCGACGGGCCCGCGCCGCCGCTGAGCGATGAAAAGGCCGGTAAATACCCGTTCATCATGACAGCGGAAGGCTTCGGACGTATCTTCGGACCGGGGCTCAATGACGGGCCGTTCCCGGAACATTACGAGCCGCTGGAGTGTCCGGTTCCAAAGAACGCCTTTTCCAGCCAGTTCGTCAACCCGACCATCAAGATCTTCAAGGGCGAGCTGGACAAGCACCTCACCTGCGATCCTCGCTTCCCATTTGTGGCCACAACTTACCGAGTCACGGAACACTGGCAGACAGGGATCATGACCCGCTGGCAGCCGTGGCTGGTAGAGGCCGAACCTCAAATGTTCGTGGAAATGAGCGAAGAACTCGCCAAGCTGCGCGGGATCAAGAACGGCGAGAAAGTCAAAGTCTCGTCGGTGCGCGGTGAAGTAGAATGCTTCGCGATAGTCACAACCCGCTTCAAGCCCTTCAAGCTTGGACAACTTACGGTTCATCAAGTCGGTATGCCGTGGTGTTTCGGGTGGATGGTCCCGAAAGAAGGCGGCGAAAGCGCCAACCTGCTCACGCCCAACGTGGGAGACCCCAACACCATGATCCCTGAGTCCAAGGCCTTCATGGTAAACGTGATAAAGGCATAG
- a CDS encoding cupin domain-containing protein, whose product MHQGRFIKNIEFAAPQVLVDMVDYQEGRVVSRTFAQAKTFSLTLFAFAEGEGLSTHTAAGDAFVQVLDGEALINIGGTEMVVGSGEVVAMPANVPHALHAAKRFKMLLVVFKGEE is encoded by the coding sequence ATGCATCAAGGCCGTTTCATCAAGAATATCGAATTTGCCGCGCCGCAAGTTCTGGTGGACATGGTCGATTACCAGGAAGGCCGTGTTGTAAGCCGCACATTTGCTCAAGCCAAGACGTTCAGCCTGACCCTTTTCGCTTTCGCTGAAGGAGAAGGTCTTAGCACTCACACAGCCGCAGGGGATGCATTCGTGCAGGTGCTGGACGGAGAGGCGTTGATAAACATCGGCGGCACGGAAATGGTGGTCGGCTCGGGCGAGGTCGTGGCCATGCCTGCAAATGTGCCCCATGCGCTGCACGCTGCGAAGCGCTTCAAAATGCTGCTGGTTGTCTTCAAGGGCGAGGAATGA
- a CDS encoding transposase yields the protein MNRGRRHEEIFCDQEDYLRFVELLRQGSAMWNVRIAGFCLMPSHYHLLVQTPGAGLSRFMRHVDGVHTQRFNRSHKCDGPLFRGRYKAILVEADSYLLPLLRYIHRNPLRADLVSRLDRYAWSSHKAYLFGSRKWDWLHREFVLPMLCEDKAKQAAAYREFMAEAESDKLTGLFSRKNLPSILGSEGFIDWVKAKFHNLRDPQETPESRWLAPGLDAIKKAVCANYEVRPSRLLSSRRGVNNQARNVAIYLARRLTGETLAIIGKAFRLRNYSSVSSVVSRVENAMKADKRLKGRVKAIERQLSMSQEQT from the coding sequence ATGAACAGAGGCAGACGCCACGAAGAGATCTTCTGCGATCAGGAGGATTATCTGCGCTTCGTGGAACTTCTGCGGCAGGGCTCCGCGATGTGGAATGTTCGGATTGCGGGGTTCTGCCTGATGCCGAGCCATTACCACCTGTTGGTCCAGACCCCTGGCGCCGGTCTTTCGCGGTTCATGAGACATGTGGATGGAGTGCACACTCAGCGGTTCAATCGGTCCCACAAATGCGACGGCCCTCTGTTCCGAGGACGGTACAAGGCCATCCTGGTGGAAGCGGACAGCTATTTATTGCCATTGCTCCGATACATCCATCGCAACCCATTGCGCGCGGACCTGGTAAGCAGGCTGGACAGATACGCCTGGAGTAGCCACAAGGCTTATCTCTTTGGCTCACGCAAGTGGGATTGGCTGCACCGTGAGTTTGTCCTCCCCATGCTTTGTGAGGACAAGGCCAAGCAGGCCGCGGCGTACCGGGAGTTCATGGCAGAAGCGGAATCGGATAAACTCACGGGTCTGTTTTCTCGAAAAAATCTTCCATCCATCCTGGGATCAGAGGGCTTTATTGACTGGGTGAAGGCGAAGTTTCACAACCTTAGAGATCCTCAGGAGACCCCAGAGTCGCGGTGGCTGGCTCCAGGTTTGGACGCCATAAAAAAGGCCGTATGTGCGAACTATGAAGTACGGCCCAGCCGGCTGTTGTCGAGTCGTAGGGGGGTGAACAACCAAGCCAGAAACGTAGCCATCTATCTTGCCCGACGTCTTACCGGCGAGACCTTGGCGATCATAGGGAAAGCCTTTAGGCTGCGCAACTATAGTAGCGTGAGCAGCGTAGTTTCTCGCGTCGAGAATGCGATGAAGGCCGACAAGAGGCTGAAAGGACGAGTGAAAGCCATCGAGCGACAGCTCAGCATGAGCCAAGAGCAGACGTGA
- a CDS encoding ankyrin repeat domain-containing protein: MKTRRIPLITKLWLAVVLVLALVPWLGCSRDTGPVGNEQLLTAAANEDLLLIRSLLKRGVDVNVRGKNGETPLMYAAEKGSLDIVKLLTEKGADLNARNKAGVTSLMAAAGMGRRQVLELLIEKGADINAANEEGVTALMLAANSGYLEETRLLLEKGADVNAKRKDGATALVGAIGGGGHLEVIKALVENGAECNITVMFGVTALRLAEMDGQAEVLEYLKSCGAQ, translated from the coding sequence ATGAAAACTCGACGCATTCCCTTGATCACAAAGCTGTGGTTGGCTGTGGTTTTGGTCTTGGCGCTGGTGCCGTGGCTTGGGTGCTCAAGGGACACGGGGCCTGTCGGGAACGAGCAACTCTTGACCGCAGCGGCGAATGAGGACCTCTTGCTGATCAGATCTCTCCTGAAAAGAGGGGTCGATGTTAACGTCAGGGGAAAGAATGGTGAGACTCCTCTAATGTACGCTGCTGAGAAGGGCAGCCTGGATATCGTGAAGTTGCTAACGGAGAAAGGTGCCGACCTCAATGCCAGGAACAAGGCCGGCGTGACAAGCTTAATGGCTGCTGCTGGAATGGGTAGGAGGCAGGTACTTGAGCTTCTGATCGAAAAAGGCGCAGACATCAACGCGGCCAACGAAGAGGGTGTCACGGCCCTGATGTTGGCAGCCAATAGCGGTTACCTGGAGGAGACGCGACTGCTCCTCGAAAAGGGGGCAGATGTGAACGCCAAGAGAAAAGATGGCGCTACGGCTTTGGTAGGCGCCATTGGCGGGGGAGGCCATCTCGAAGTCATCAAGGCGCTTGTCGAAAATGGCGCCGAATGCAACATAACGGTCATGTTTGGCGTGACAGCTCTAAGGCTAGCCGAAATGGACGGTCAAGCCGAAGTGCTTGAATACTTGAAGTCGTGCGGAGCGCAGTGA